A window of the Planctomycetia bacterium genome harbors these coding sequences:
- a CDS encoding DUF1501 domain-containing protein, with product MTTHRNCEGFRRRDCLQLGIASLAGGSFVDLLRLSSQAGETSLPATNVPQVVVSKPARRPTSCIMIWLDGGPSHFETFDPKPDAPSEIRGEFGAIATRTPGIFFSENMRELAKISDKLCIVRSICHNQGNHGAGNHYMMTGAPPRIPVGCGAFVSFHPSFGAATAYERTAPRGLPAYFSIPSVSRSGGPNFLGAKYAPFVVADDPNGESFRVRDVALPAGLTDDRFLGRRDLRALVDKLPRFAEQAAGDPVAAVDTNYQQGYDLIASLEAQRAFNIQGEAEKVRDGYGRTPFGQRCLLARRLVEAGVPWVTLYNGGWDHHVGIFDSFRKDVPRFESSVAALISDLDRRGLLDTTLVVMLGEFGRTPKISNISGQKAAGRDHWANAMSVMFAGCGTPAGTVVGATDRNGYAAVERVLSPENFASTLYRKLGIDPDKIYYTPQGRPTHLVSDPTPIKELFV from the coding sequence ATGACGACTCACCGAAATTGCGAAGGATTCCGCCGCCGCGACTGCCTGCAACTCGGCATCGCGTCTTTGGCAGGCGGAAGTTTCGTCGATCTGCTACGGTTGTCGAGCCAAGCCGGCGAAACTTCGCTCCCCGCGACGAACGTGCCGCAGGTCGTCGTCTCGAAGCCGGCCCGTCGCCCGACGTCGTGCATCATGATCTGGCTCGACGGCGGCCCTTCGCACTTCGAGACGTTCGACCCGAAGCCCGACGCCCCGAGCGAAATCCGCGGCGAGTTCGGTGCGATCGCGACCCGCACGCCCGGCATTTTCTTTTCGGAAAACATGCGCGAGCTCGCCAAGATCAGCGATAAGCTCTGCATCGTTCGCTCGATCTGTCACAACCAAGGGAACCACGGCGCGGGCAACCACTACATGATGACCGGCGCACCGCCGCGCATCCCGGTCGGTTGCGGTGCGTTCGTCAGCTTTCATCCGAGCTTCGGCGCGGCGACCGCCTACGAGCGGACCGCTCCGCGCGGGCTCCCCGCTTACTTCTCGATTCCCTCCGTCTCGCGCTCCGGCGGCCCCAACTTTCTCGGCGCCAAGTATGCGCCGTTCGTCGTCGCCGACGATCCGAACGGCGAGAGCTTTCGCGTGCGCGACGTCGCCTTGCCGGCCGGATTGACCGACGACCGCTTTCTCGGCCGGCGCGATTTGCGCGCCCTCGTCGACAAGCTGCCGCGTTTCGCTGAGCAAGCCGCAGGCGATCCCGTCGCCGCCGTCGACACGAACTACCAACAAGGCTACGACCTCATCGCCTCGCTCGAAGCGCAGCGCGCGTTCAACATTCAAGGCGAGGCGGAAAAAGTTCGCGACGGTTACGGTCGCACTCCCTTCGGCCAACGCTGCTTGCTTGCCCGTCGGCTCGTCGAGGCCGGAGTTCCCTGGGTCACGCTCTACAACGGCGGCTGGGATCATCACGTCGGCATCTTCGACTCGTTCCGCAAAGACGTGCCTCGCTTCGAAAGCTCCGTCGCCGCGCTCATCAGCGATCTCGACCGACGCGGACTCCTCGATACGACGCTCGTCGTCATGCTCGGCGAATTCGGGCGGACTCCGAAGATCTCGAACATCAGCGGCCAGAAAGCAGCGGGCCGCGACCATTGGGCCAACGCCATGAGCGTGATGTTCGCCGGTTGCGGCACGCCGGCCGGCACCGTCGTCGGCGCGACCGATCGCAACGGCTATGCCGCGGTCGAGCGTGTCTTGTCTCCCGAGAATTTCGCGTCGACCTTGTATCGCAAGCTCGGGATCGATCCCGACAAGATCTATTACACGCCGCAAGGCCGCCCGACGCATCTCGTCAGCGATCCGACGCCGATCAAGGAACTGTTCGTTTGA
- a CDS encoding PPC domain-containing protein translates to MFRATNPAFLAMLFAVCCHNLAVARLHAAAPDVKAIFPAGAQQGRTIELTATGTLQPWPVRADVTGTGVRFEPTKTEGKYSVVVEATATPGTRWVRFINEEGVTAARPFVIGTRAEVSESEPNDELTQAVKLDAGSKVVNGVLVKGEKAGDVDTFRLPLKKGMTLVAALEANRTLGAPIDAVLQIVSASGFVLAQNHDEFGLDPRIVFTAPQDADYFVRLFAFVSVPNSSIRYAGDPAAVYRLTLTTGPYVDFAFPPVVRIGAASDVKLHGWNLGGEITFTVPPIKVTDSTIVAPPLPEPGRAELLAVDVPLGVEQDSSGTTSPQSITAPIVVAGRIDRPNDRDVYALKVVKGQSLHIRVMSQALGFPVDPLLRIESTDGTQLLRSDDNKRGESDVDALYYVPADGEIRLIVEDLFGAGGERFVYLLDVRTVKPDFSLSLAAAELFAQVGTPLEIPIVVERSGEMTSDIEIRLEGVPAEFGDVAAVSTAKGESAKKVTLKLTPTKTFEGFVKVVGTEKPAPLKPDAKKPEPIKSEPSKPEPPLRRTAVAKIAAVANASVEEALLVVVPAKKK, encoded by the coding sequence ATGTTCCGTGCGACGAATCCGGCGTTTCTCGCGATGCTTTTCGCGGTTTGTTGCCATAACCTCGCTGTCGCACGCCTGCACGCCGCGGCGCCGGACGTGAAAGCCATCTTTCCCGCCGGAGCGCAACAAGGCCGCACGATCGAGCTCACCGCCACCGGCACGCTCCAACCCTGGCCGGTGCGGGCCGATGTGACCGGCACCGGCGTTCGCTTCGAGCCGACGAAGACGGAAGGAAAATATTCCGTCGTCGTCGAGGCCACGGCAACGCCCGGCACGCGCTGGGTTCGATTCATCAACGAGGAAGGGGTAACCGCTGCGCGTCCCTTCGTGATCGGCACGCGGGCCGAGGTCTCCGAGTCGGAGCCGAACGACGAACTCACGCAAGCGGTCAAGCTCGATGCCGGCTCGAAGGTCGTCAACGGCGTCCTCGTCAAAGGGGAAAAAGCCGGCGACGTCGATACGTTCCGCCTGCCGCTGAAGAAAGGAATGACGCTGGTCGCGGCGCTCGAAGCGAATCGAACGCTCGGTGCGCCGATCGATGCGGTGCTGCAAATCGTATCAGCCTCGGGCTTCGTCCTCGCGCAAAACCACGACGAGTTCGGCCTCGACCCGCGCATCGTCTTCACGGCTCCGCAAGACGCCGATTACTTCGTGCGCCTCTTCGCTTTCGTGAGCGTGCCGAATTCTTCGATTCGCTACGCAGGCGACCCTGCGGCCGTCTATCGGCTCACGCTGACGACAGGTCCTTACGTCGACTTCGCGTTTCCGCCTGTCGTGCGCATCGGCGCGGCAAGCGACGTCAAACTGCATGGCTGGAATCTCGGCGGCGAGATAACTTTCACCGTTCCCCCGATCAAGGTTACCGATTCGACCATCGTTGCTCCTCCGCTTCCGGAGCCCGGCCGCGCGGAACTTCTAGCGGTCGACGTGCCGCTCGGCGTCGAGCAAGATTCTTCCGGCACGACCAGCCCGCAGTCGATCACGGCCCCGATCGTCGTCGCCGGGCGCATCGATCGACCGAACGATCGCGATGTCTATGCGCTGAAGGTCGTGAAGGGGCAAAGCCTGCACATTCGAGTCATGAGTCAGGCGTTGGGCTTTCCCGTCGATCCTTTGTTGCGCATCGAATCCACCGACGGGACGCAACTCCTGCGCTCCGACGACAACAAGCGCGGAGAATCCGACGTCGATGCGCTCTACTATGTTCCGGCCGATGGCGAGATTCGGTTGATCGTCGAAGACTTGTTCGGCGCCGGCGGCGAACGGTTCGTCTACCTGCTCGACGTGCGGACGGTGAAACCGGATTTCAGCCTCTCGCTGGCCGCCGCCGAACTGTTTGCCCAAGTCGGCACGCCGCTCGAAATACCGATCGTCGTCGAACGGTCGGGCGAAATGACTTCGGACATCGAGATCCGACTCGAAGGCGTGCCCGCCGAGTTCGGCGACGTCGCAGCCGTCTCGACGGCGAAAGGGGAATCAGCGAAGAAGGTCACGCTGAAACTCACCCCGACGAAAACGTTCGAGGGCTTCGTTAAAGTAGTCGGCACGGAGAAGCCTGCGCCGCTTAAGCCCGACGCGAAGAAGCCCGAGCCCATTAAATCGGAGCCAAGCAAACCCGAGCCGCCGCTTCGTCGCACCGCCGTGGCGAAGATCGCGGCCGTTGCGAATGCTTCAGTGGAAGAAGCGCTGCTCGTCGTCGTGCCCGCCAAGAAGAAATAG
- a CDS encoding RNA polymerase sigma factor produces the protein MNEPSERKLDPAVVAALFVEHAEELRRFLVGILRDPNTAADALQATFSKALERGHMAREETQKGWLFRVAYNEAIVIKRRQAVEARAVNTLGAGGERVSPLPEASLSLQEEVRRVQAALETLPAEQRQVVRLRIYEEKKFAEIAAELNVPLGTVLTRMQAALKKLRKALEG, from the coding sequence GTGAACGAACCCAGCGAACGGAAACTCGACCCGGCCGTGGTTGCCGCGCTCTTCGTGGAGCATGCGGAAGAGTTGCGGCGTTTTTTGGTCGGCATCTTGCGCGATCCCAACACGGCCGCCGATGCGCTGCAAGCGACCTTCTCCAAGGCGCTCGAGCGCGGACACATGGCGCGCGAGGAGACGCAAAAAGGTTGGCTCTTCCGGGTGGCGTACAACGAGGCGATCGTCATCAAGCGGCGTCAAGCGGTGGAAGCGCGCGCCGTGAACACGCTCGGCGCCGGCGGCGAACGGGTGTCGCCGTTGCCCGAGGCTTCGTTATCGCTCCAAGAAGAAGTGCGGCGCGTGCAAGCGGCACTGGAGACCTTGCCCGCGGAACAACGGCAGGTCGTGCGGCTGCGGATCTACGAGGAGAAGAAATTCGCCGAGATCGCCGCAGAGTTGAACGTGCCGCTCGGGACCGTGTTGACCCGAATGCAAGCGGCGCTGAAGAAGTTGCGGAAAGCGCTGGAGGGCTAA
- a CDS encoding DUF1549 and DUF1553 domain-containing protein, translated as MHSIDRLLSIHLKLRAASPAVRAVASLLLVLAAASLSGVSTARAVLPSELSTSPPALTFELDIMPILTSTGCTTGPCHGKARGQNGFQLSLLGFDAEFDYNSIVKHARGRRVNPSAPEQSLLLRKAAGQVPHGGGVRVPSDSKNFETIRRWIAQGLPRSGPTDPTLVGIDVAPRERILPAKAREQLRVTARYSDGSQRDVTDRTAYQSNDAAVAAIDAAGSVVAGALPGETAIMARYMNHIAVFNVAVPLAGAVDKQSYAALPRRNFIDELVWKRLETLGIIPSAGCDDAAFLRRASLDVIGRLPTSAEVRTFLADKATDKRARLVDALLERPEYGDHWANKWVDLLRPNPYRVGVKATFAFDAWIRDAFRVNKPYDRFVYELLTARGSTFRNGATVLFRDRREPAEVTTIACQLFLGVRLDCARCHHHPFEVWGQDDFYGTAAYFTRVGYKGLGLSPPISGGEEFVITALKGSIAHPLTGLDVTPKPLTGTAPIVGDEDPRAAFARWVVAPENRFFEQVAVNRIWADLMGRGIVDPVDDLRATNPPTNPELLAALGREFRRLKFDQKQFLRVILNSHAYELSSLPNPRNAWDQKNYSRHYRQRLRAETLLDAVCDVTGMRENFSAMPPNSRAVEIWTHRVENLFLDSFGRPDPNQDPPCERTSDSTMVQSLHLMNAPALHKKVIDDQGRLAALVKASKSPEELVDELYLSTYSRFPTAEERLAATKLFPADRAKHREIAEDLLWALLNTPEFTFKN; from the coding sequence ATGCACTCGATCGATCGACTACTTTCGATCCATCTTAAGCTCCGCGCGGCTTCGCCGGCCGTGAGAGCCGTTGCATCGCTTTTGCTAGTGCTTGCCGCCGCTTCGCTGAGCGGTGTTTCCACGGCCCGGGCAGTGCTCCCGTCCGAGTTGTCCACCTCGCCGCCGGCACTGACGTTCGAACTCGACATCATGCCGATTCTCACGTCGACCGGTTGCACGACCGGCCCCTGCCACGGCAAGGCTCGCGGTCAAAACGGCTTTCAGCTTTCGTTGCTCGGCTTCGACGCCGAGTTCGATTACAACTCGATCGTCAAGCATGCCCGCGGTCGGCGCGTGAACCCGAGTGCGCCGGAGCAAAGCCTGCTGCTTCGCAAAGCGGCCGGCCAAGTCCCTCACGGCGGCGGCGTGCGCGTCCCGTCCGACAGCAAGAACTTCGAAACGATCCGCCGCTGGATCGCGCAGGGCTTGCCGCGCTCGGGCCCGACCGATCCGACGCTCGTCGGCATCGACGTCGCACCGCGCGAACGGATCTTGCCCGCCAAGGCGCGCGAGCAGCTGCGCGTCACGGCGCGCTACAGCGACGGCTCTCAGCGCGACGTTACCGACCGTACCGCCTACCAATCGAACGATGCCGCCGTCGCCGCGATCGACGCCGCCGGATCGGTCGTCGCCGGAGCGCTACCGGGCGAGACCGCGATCATGGCGCGCTACATGAACCATATCGCCGTGTTCAACGTCGCCGTGCCGCTCGCCGGCGCGGTCGACAAGCAATCGTATGCCGCGCTCCCGCGTCGCAACTTCATCGACGAGTTGGTTTGGAAACGTCTCGAAACTCTCGGCATTATCCCGTCGGCCGGTTGCGACGACGCCGCGTTTCTGCGCCGCGCCTCGCTCGACGTCATCGGCCGGCTGCCGACCTCGGCCGAAGTCCGCACGTTCCTCGCCGACAAAGCCACGGACAAACGGGCCCGCCTCGTCGACGCTTTGCTTGAGCGTCCTGAATACGGCGATCATTGGGCCAACAAATGGGTCGATCTGCTCCGGCCGAACCCCTATCGCGTCGGCGTCAAAGCAACATTCGCGTTCGATGCTTGGATTCGCGATGCGTTCCGCGTCAACAAGCCGTACGACCGTTTCGTCTACGAACTGCTCACGGCCCGCGGCAGCACGTTTCGCAACGGCGCCACGGTCCTCTTCCGCGACCGTCGCGAGCCGGCCGAAGTAACGACGATCGCCTGCCAATTGTTTCTCGGCGTTCGGCTCGATTGCGCCCGTTGCCACCATCATCCGTTCGAGGTCTGGGGCCAAGACGATTTCTACGGCACCGCCGCCTACTTTACCCGCGTCGGCTACAAGGGGCTCGGCCTTTCACCGCCGATCTCCGGCGGCGAAGAGTTCGTCATCACGGCACTGAAGGGCTCGATCGCGCATCCGCTGACGGGCCTCGACGTCACGCCGAAACCTTTGACCGGCACAGCGCCGATCGTCGGCGACGAAGATCCCCGTGCGGCGTTTGCTCGCTGGGTCGTCGCACCGGAAAATCGATTCTTCGAACAAGTCGCCGTGAATCGCATCTGGGCCGATCTCATGGGACGCGGCATCGTCGATCCCGTCGACGACCTGCGGGCCACGAATCCGCCGACCAATCCGGAGTTGCTCGCCGCGCTCGGTCGCGAGTTTCGCCGCCTGAAGTTCGACCAGAAGCAGTTCCTCCGAGTGATTCTCAACTCGCACGCCTACGAACTCTCGTCGCTTCCCAATCCCCGCAACGCCTGGGACCAGAAAAACTACTCGCGCCATTATCGTCAACGGCTGCGCGCCGAGACGCTGCTCGATGCTGTATGCGACGTGACGGGCATGCGCGAAAACTTCTCCGCGATGCCGCCGAACTCGCGGGCCGTCGAGATCTGGACCCATCGCGTCGAGAACTTGTTTCTAGATTCCTTCGGCCGGCCCGACCCGAACCAAGACCCACCCTGCGAGCGCACCTCGGACTCGACGATGGTGCAATCGCTGCACCTGATGAACGCTCCCGCGTTGCACAAGAAAGTGATCGACGACCAAGGCCGACTCGCCGCGTTGGTGAAAGCCTCGAAGTCGCCGGAGGAGCTCGTCGACGAGTTGTATCTGTCGACCTATTCTCGTTTCCCCACGGCCGAGGAGCGCTTGGCCGCGACGAAGCTGTTCCCGGCCGATCGCGCGAAGCATCGCGAGATCGCCGAAGACTTGCTGTGGGCCTTGCTGAACACGCCCGAATTTACTTTTAAGAACTAA